In Miscanthus floridulus cultivar M001 chromosome 8, ASM1932011v1, whole genome shotgun sequence, the sequence ATTGAACCCGCAATCCATAACACTTTTCCTGAGTACGCTTTctccttttgaaaacgtaaaataTATTGTTTTAGTCCGaaatacgtttttagtatttacagaaatgccactagaattgttttgctcataaaaacttcgttttagctccgaattgacccgttcaaattgcgttagtttcgtaatttcataatctacatgttagtaccactgttaatcatgtttgcaacttttaaatttcagggTTAGGTTTAATTAAGTAAATTGCTacaggaaaccccgtttaattcataactttcgcgttttagctctgattttcgtgaacttcgcgttgacgtgatcgtagcgagacgtagattcttttcataaacattttatcttgttttatatactgttggtgtactgttctaactatagaattgtttgctttgcatgaatgttcctggaatgttgtatgttgccatattggtcgtgttcagacggtgaggaacacgttggtgaccaagagtactttgacgaccagcaggatcagcaggagtttgctaaccaaggcaagtatagcatgagatctaccttgatgcctattcaccatttattaattactcatttgcatgtgtctaattttggtacccgtaaggacattctagtgattaattatcctgttccttgtcttctatgggttatatgcatatgggtagtttgctagcgctcaatataAATATACATGGTCTACATAATGAACAATGATGCTATGGAAATAAAaggtaaaagttgtttttaaacaactgaattatagggcgaaggagtaaatgacttttgatcatgatgctcccggtcctccataaggacttatctgtcagcaaaagctgggactgacagtgcaaccgtgagagtcacatggctctgactttagctcagtaatatgacattttctagcttgttagaggttacctttatggtgcaaaagaggcttgccacgttggtatagggctgcctctgttcctatgtgtatagccgcgatggatatgtaccataggaaaggggggttcctacatctgtctaccgaggaaacctagcggccctaacttgttagagaaacctataaaatggctttatagtgtaccctgcccgctcacaaTGGCAGTGATAAGGGAgcaattaacccgggcatatgggaatcacgactcacggtgaatgtgcatcacctctgcagagggttacaaactgttataacagccgtgctcacggtcacgagcggcccagaaaactcatagaataattggttacttattgtggttcatttatgatggtatacgatgataatatgatacaaatgattctgatatctgattatgtgggtataaatgggagcttaagtataacttgataatacttgataataaaatcttgacttactaaaagtgctaactgcagtaaacctgtgttttttttagcttcataaccctatattatcttgttaagtacgggaagtacttacgcttgtttactttctatttttggataaaaatcccggatgagtAACAGATGACAATGTGTATGAGTtttctgaggattattaggcttatggtcaaccagttgaccgtccctgtgatggagttccatgAGAAAGTTATATTTTTATCTTCCGTTGTGTGGTGTAAGACTATGTGgtgttattaatcgtgatgtaagatacaccgtgatgatactttatataatttgtcaacttgtgtgtgtgactgattctTAGACACATATGAGTTTAGTGCATTTAATTTTATCCcaaaaattgggtgtgacaactgCTCCCTCCGTTCCCATATACCAGGCGTGTGCTAGTTTTTTGTTTTGGCCACAATAGGAGGCGTATTGGAGTATCAATGGTGCAATTAATTACTTCTGTTGGCTAATGTggcaattaataactcaaaaCGGAGCGTTGCATGTATACGTGGCCAGCCTCCATTCATCGCATGCACTAGTTTGGCCGCACGAGAGCAAGGCTACATGCCAGTCTCAATGGTGGGTTTCATTTTCCAGTTATCAAGACTGCCATGTTAACTTTGTAGACTAGGAATGACAAATGAAACTATCTCTCACATTGGGGAGTTTTAGTTTACTGTTTCCAAGACAAGCTGCAGGAGTTAACATGTGCATGaagttgtgatcctatgtaccacgTAAACTATGTAGCCATTCGTAAATATATCTTAAACTAAATATAATCGTAACTACAATATATCTATGCAAATAATAatcatataaaataaaatatattaatTAATTCAACGTTCATGAGTGCATACCCATATATTAAAACGACCACATAATTTAAACGGATTACATTTTacatctcaaactcaagatatatTTCGACGGCGTTCGAACTTGTTCCAAATATGTTCCACCAAATCTTTCTTCAACCGATGATGCGCCGAATGATCCCGAATGTCACTATCTTTCTCTAAAACTCTTTCAAATGTAACATATTGGTCGGGAGAGAATTCCGGTTCTTCGACAATCACTGTACTTGGAGCCTCATTAAAATCAAGATTCTCTTCCAGGTCATCTTCCTTTTTCATCTTCAACTATCATATTGTGAAGTATGATGCAAGCTAGCACAACATTGTGGAGCTGATTCCGGTCATATAGACGAGCTGGTTGTTTTAAAATGCAAAATCGACGGCGCAATACACCAAAGGCCCGTTCAATATCCTTCCTTGCTCCTTGATCTTGTGCATATAACTTATCCTTTTCGGAGATGGGCATTGATAATGACTTCACAAATACAGCCCAATCCGGATATATTCCATCAGCAAGATATAGCCTATGTTGTGTTGATTCCCGTTGACCATGTATTGGACTCTAGGAGCTTGTCCCTTTAGCTCTTCAATAAATATAGTAGTCTGGTTCAAAACATTGATGTCATTGTTAGAACCCGCGACCGCAAAGAACGCATGCCAAATCCAGAGATCATGTGATGCCACGGCCTCAAGAATTATCGTCGGCACTTTCCGATCACCACGAGTAAATTGCCCCTTCCATGCAGTTGGGCATCTTTCCCAGTGCCAGTGCATATAGTCAATGCTGCCAAACATACCAGGAAATCCTCGTTTCTCGCCAATTTTGAGAAGACGCTCAGTATCCTCCACAGTCGGATGCCTCAAATATCGTTCACCAAATATTGCTATAACACCTTGCACAAAATTCTTCATTGCCTCCATTGCAGTAGTTTCTCCAATCTTCAGATAATCATCTAGATGATCCACGGCGCTGCCATTAGCTAATCGTCGAATAGCCGCAGTGCATTTTTGCAATGGAGTTAGTCCTTGGCGATTAGTCGCATCCACCCTTGAGTAAAATAATCTAACCATTGGCCTAAAGCCCCGACAATACGGAGAAAAAGGGGTCTAGACATATGAAATCTTCGACGAAAAATATTGGAAGAATAAACAGGATTTTCAGAGAAATAATCATCATTCACCTTCACGTATGAATTTGTTTTCAGACTAGACATATCAGGCTTTCACACTATAAATATCTGCAATGATGCAGCAGCAGAAACTCAACGGCAGGTTTCAGATAGCGTCACAACTAAGTTTCACACCAGAATTTTCACCAAAATGCCAGATAGTAAGTTTCAGATAATAACTGAGATAGCAGGTTTCAGATAATAACTGAGACTAAGTAAAGATAGCAAGTTTCAGATAATAACTGAGACTAAGTAAAGATAGCAGGTTTCAGATAGCAAGTTTCAGATAATAACTGAGATAGCAGGTTTCAGATAATAACTGAGACTAAGTAAAGATAGCAAGTTTCAGATAATAACTGAGACCAAGTAAAGATAGCTGAGACTAATGAGTACAGATGACTATTGCAGCTAACTGAGACTATTTCAGATAAATGACACTAAGTTGCAGATAACTCATGTGGCTTCTTGCTGGTTCCCAAACAGCTTCCTTTCCGTCAAAGCCAATGCTTTGAttctgttagtcgctgaattcttactcttggtagtagcagaattcttactctcatcgagagaagatgacactaggagttggggcaattttttggtttatttccaaatgccataccaacctgaggggttggggatacatatttataggctgctagccagccaagcatatgccaagatgctagtctaagatgctgtcctaaatgctagtcctagatgctgtcctagatgctaagatgctagtcAAGGGTGTTGTGCTGTCCTTGGGCAGCAAGACCACAAGGACCAGTCAAGGATGCTGTCCTTCACCATGCAGCCAGCTGCAGCCCCACAAAAAAaccacagagacttatccatcattatccgactaagtcttgtgcgtcgtcttgtgggaaagttgaaccatcccgatcctggagcagagctcaaggaacttaatcctcccaagaggcttggtaagcaggtccgcaagctggtcgttgatgttgatgtagctcgccttgatgctcccttcctccaaacagcctcggatgaagtggtacctcacccggatgtgcttactccgttcatggaaaacagggttctttgccagggccagagcggacttgctgtccaccctgagctccaccgctctagtgtctctaccGAGGAGATCAccgagcagtcgagcgagccagagcgcctgagtcgaagcggtggaggccgctatgtactcggcctcgcagctggacagggccaccacctgctgcttgaccgactgccagctaacgaggcacttgtcgaggaagaagaggatcccgctcgtgctcttgctggtgtcgatgtcgtcggcgtggtcgctgtcgctataCCCAACGAAGTGTGTCGCcctagggcacctagggtagtagaggccgtggtcgagagtcccagCAACATAGCGGATGATCCTTTTCACAGCTTGCTAGTGCTCCattgtcggtcgctgcatgaaccgactgacatagccgacggagaatgccaagtccggccatgtgtgggcgaggtagcgaaggctccccataaGATGCCGGTACTgcatagcgtccacctcctccgtcgtgctgtcgtggctcagcttcagcctctcctccatcgaagtgagagctgggttgcagtcggtgagcccagctagctcaacgacgcgcttggcgtaggcggtctgtcgaagcgtgatcccggagtcatcctggtgcacctcgattcccaggtagaaggagagaggccctagGTCACTCATCTAGAAGGtgaccttcatctcttccttgaatgccgccacctccgtaTCCTTGGTgctggtgatcaccaagtcgtcgacgtagacacccaccaacagagcatttcctccactgccccatcggtagatggccgcctcatgCGGGCTTTgatcgaagcccatcccctttagagtggaatccaacttggcattccacgccctcggtgcctgccgcaagccatagagccTTGCGCAggtggagcaccttgccctccttgccgaggATCGTAAATCCTGGCGGCTGGtgcgtagacctcctccttcaagtcgtcgTTAAGAAACGCCGACTTGATGTCCATGtaatgaacacgccagccctcctgggtagctagcgcaaggaggagtcgcacggactccattcaTGCCACGAGAGCAAAGGCGtcatcgaagtcgaccccctcctgctgcatgaAACCtcatgccaccaagcgagccttatgcttgacaatggcgtcggcttcatccctcttcagcttgtacacccacttaagggtgatcacgCGGTGatcacgaggaaggtcagcaagctcccaggtgcggttcttctcaactgcatccatctccaactgcatcgcggcgcgccatgccgcgtgtctctcggcctctacaaacgaccgaggctcgctatcatcacacgcaaggtgcaactatgCCTCCATGTCGTGAGGCActggtcccggcaccggctggtcgccaaGAAGGTTCTCCATCATACGGTACCACAATGGCTCGCCATTGTGGTACACGTCGATGTGCTCCttgtcgtgagagagcggagtggTGAGCTCAACCAGGCTATGCTTGATACAAGCtagtgttggagtagacgtgcccgtaGAGGTGCCTGTCGATGCTGGTGCTAGCTGTGGTGGAGccagcgaagaactcatcgcagctgAGGTCCTAGCTAGAGagtgtggtgctgtcggagtagcagatGCCGGGGTCGATGGAGGCTCAGgaactggggtagacgcgctcgccgaagaagagctgcctactcccctagctccctcgaagtggacgtactcgacagtgaagtcgtcgtacgtcggagctaagctgtcgtccaccgccttatcccacgcccatccttgcccttcgttgaacacaacgtcgcacgccgtgcgcacacgctgtgtcttcgggtcgaggatgtggtaggccttcgagccctccgtgtagccgatgaacactcccagaGTGCTCCTATCgttgagcttgctgatgtggccaagctccttggtgaACGTGAGGCAACCGAAGACCCACAAGTGGGAGACCgttggcttgcgcccatgccaagcctcataCGGCGTCCTGCCATCGAGCGCCTTgataggcgagcggttgaggatgtagacggccgacaccaccgcctctccccagaagacagccggcatccccctctgcttgagaaggacccgagccatccccataaccatctggttgcgccgctcgacatCGCCGTTCTGCTATAGGCTGTACGGCGTGGAgtagtggcactgaatgccctcaTTAGCGCAGTACGATGTGATGAATTCACCGCCATTGTCGGTGTGTAGTATGcgtagcttgcggccgcactccgcctccacaGTAGCCTacgcgcgcctgatggcgtccgcagcctcccccttgctgccgaggaccatcacccacatgtagcgggagaggtcatcgacgagcagtaggaagtagcatcgtcctcccggtgtggtcggtgtcaccgggccacacaagtccccgtgcacaagctcgagcctctccttggctcaaaagctcgcccgctgaggaaaggggagtcgcctctgcttcgtcaacacgcagatgttgcaaagctgctccacatggtcgaggcacggcaggcctcgcaccatctccgtggcactgagccgcttcaaggcctcgaagtgaaggtgcccgaaacgctcgtgccattgccacgcctcgtcgtcccgacgagcagcgagatagaggggttgtgccacctgcacgttgaggacgtagagtcgatttgcgcttctggttaccttagcaagaaggcgacgacggcgatcccaaatccttatgactccatcctcaaccaccatgcgcgaaccgttctcatccagttgtcccaagctgatgatggagttcctcaacgcggggatgtagtagactccggtgagcagcctgtgctcaccagacatggCGGtaaagatgacggagccgacacCCTTGATCTCCATGCCAGAGGCATTCCCAAACTTgatggagcctcggacgctagagtcaagctcggtgaagaactctcgtcgaccggtcatgtgatgggtggcgccggtgtcgaggcaccacccgtcagtcttgtcattGCCTGAGCCATCGCCGAGGAGGgtgtgtgcttttggctcgtcaaggtggaggagagtcGCTGCGGCCgatgccgctggaggtagctcgatgcttgcatgtgccatgaatagagccggctcctcctcctctgcctatGCGATGTGGGCCTAGccacgtcgtggctgtcgacagtccttggcccaacgGCCAAGCTGGCCACAGTCGcagcaggcgtcgtctcgtgccggcttgtgcctgccggcggcggcgccctgggcgcctccgcgggcatcaccctcggcacgtcctcatGCCCCGGCCTAGGTGTCTCTGCGtgccttgcgcggcttgccatGCTTATGGCCGCCTGTcgtggaagaaggctcccccttcttccggtcaccttggctggcaagccactgctcccgagtgagaaggagcttcctgccagtggtgatgggccccaagAGAGCctatggctcatcgctgtcgatgaccttgaggcgacctatcacctcctcgatcgacatcgtggagagatccagcagagactcgatcgagtgagtcatctgcttgtacttcttggAGACGCAGTGGAAGAGCTTTTCgatagctctctcctcgccgtaggtgtcgtcgccgaactgcaccatcttctgcaatagagtgttgagacggagagcaaagttatcaacgtcctcacctagcttgaaggccaggttctcccactccttgcgaagtgcctgcagtgtagACTTGCGGGCGTAGTCGCTGTCGATGTGTGCTatagcgatggcgtcccaagtcTCCTTGACAGTCCGCTtattggtaagcgagaactgcatcccgggcgggactgcagcgatgagggcatccagcgcccgtcgatctaggtcgtagtcgatgtcgcagtaccggactgcctcccgcATGTGCTGCACctagagctttaccctcatcacctcagcccactcgacgtagttggtcttgatgagggtaggccacccaccgctaGAGCCGACGTCCCTGATGACAGCctagagcccgtggtaaccatggTACCGATccagggagagagagccacgctgcctatgaaggccgcgctctccatcgacccatccgccaccgtcgccgtgcgcgcctcctcaggagcgccgccggcgcgtccgcgcttgtctaggctgccgccgcgctcatgGGCGTGCGCGGCTCCTCCAGGagtgccaccgccgtgcgcgcctcctctaggagcACCGTCAGTGCGTCCGCGcttgtctgggctgccgccacgctcgtgggcgtgcgcggctgccccaggagtgccaccgccgtgcgcgcctcctccaggagcgccgccagcgtgtCCGTGCCTGTCTGGgttgccgccacgctcgtgggcgtgcgcggctgcccactgcgcgcccgcgctcgcgctgccccctctctagcagctcgaggtccgcgtcggcggtgtcgtcagcggaaatggagctaccgatgctgccgcgcagagcctcgacctccgctgttgccgcacgcgctgcatccgccaccgccgctgcttccgcctccgctctggctgctgccagcctcgacgcccttgccgccaccGCAGCGGTCTCTGTCGCCGCTCACTcgtgttcctctgccgcggcaagttcggcctcctgccgacgccgcgtgctcgaggcgaccgagcactGAGACTACCCtgtggacatgacgcgctaccgggggggctgctgcgtggggagagggctgcttcagacgagctcgcagagggagaggagtggacaggagcggccggaggagctactgctgccaacagctggggctgttgtggggctggaagagaagatgagcaagagatgctcaggctacaggataatacggctctgataccagttgttagtcgttaAATTCTTACTCttagtagtagcagaattcttactctcatcgagagaggatgacactaggagttagggtaattttctggtttattttcaaatgtcataccaacctgaggggttggggatacatatttataggctgctagccagccaagcatatgccaagatgctagtctaaaatgctgtcctagatgctgttCTAGATACTAGTCCTAGATGTTGTCTTAGATGTTAAGATGCTAGTTAAGGGTGTTCTGTCCTTGGGCAACAAGACCACAGGGACCAAGGATGCTGTCCTTCGCCATGCAGCCAGCTGCAGCCCAAAAATAAACCACAGAGACCATCAGATTCGACCGACCTTCGCTTCGTGAGTCATCTGACTTTTGTCTTGAACCAAGAGCGAAGTATAAACTTCGAGCAACTTTGCTTCATTTTGCTGTATTGCAGTCTGAAGATTACTTCTAGAGATCTCAAGCTGCGCCTCTGTCACCTTTTCACGCTCCTTCTTAAGCTCTTATGTAATTTCTGCCATCTTGTTTATGCTGTCAGCTAGCATGGAAATACCATCCTTAACTTCTTCAACCTTTCGCTTCCCTTTGCGTTGTGCCTTGGCTGCTTCTCTCCCGATAGGACGTGCTTCCTCCCCATCATCTGTAGCATCGACATCCACTGTCTTGCTTTTCTCTTTCTCCAATTGGGCAGCAGATGCACACCACTTTGGTTCCCTTTTTAGCTTCTTCCACCAATGTTCCAATGCAAAGCGTTTGCCATATTTCTTTTTATAGATCTGCTGTGCTTCATCCATCAGCATGTCATCAGAGTATCCACTCTTATTGACCTTACTTACTGAGCTAAAAAAAACCATTGAATTCAGTGATCATTCTGTTCAGGCGTGTCCAATGGATCTTCAGTTGGTTAATGTCCCTTTGAAGATGTTCCTGAATGTTCCTGTTAAACTCATTGCTGATCTGACCCCAAAATGTATCACGGCTCTTATCATTCCCATATATCGGGTCTTTAGAAGTGTTCAGCCAAGCACTAGCCTGAAAAAAAATATATCATCATTTCGACATAAGAAAGCTGCTTATGCAATAAGAACATAAGAACATGTTATATGTATGTGATTACCAATCTTTCTTCCTCATCAAGTGTCCAATGCCTTTTCTTTGCTGTCCTACTTTCGTCAACAACAACATCCACCTCGGTGTCGAGGCTGACAATGTTGGccgctggtggtggtggcggagtcgTCCCTTTGGggtatggtgttggtggtggtggacagAATGGATTGAAGCCTTGAGTGAGTCCAACAAAGTGAAAATTTTCACCAGTAGATGGAGACGGCACCGGAAATTGATTTTGATTCATAAAATTTACAAATCCACCTTGCGGAAATCCCCTAACATATCAAATGAATCTGATTAAATTGCAGGTACAAGCATATTCTAGTACCAAGTTGCTGAAATCAATAACACCATTGACAGGTCAATAATCTACCAAACACCATTGACAGGTCAATAATCTACCAAACACATTCAGAAAGCCTTACTGCACATAATCTACTAAACACACAAATTGCAAAATCCTGTAGGTACAAAATATTCTTGTTTGAGTGGCTCAGCTCACAACACATTTGCAATTCACAAATGCACATGGTTACAGATTCATTCTTCATAAAAAAATAACAATGCAGGAACAATATAGGAGAAATTTCACTACATTCAGAAATTCACACTGTTACAGACTAGAGtgcaacacttgaaattcatgctCTAGGGTTAATTCAATAATAAGGAAGTAGATTACGACATATTTGCAGCCTGATTTCCCTATGGTGAGTGACCTGCTCCACTGCTATCGCCAGATTTGTTAGCCTCTCATTCTCAttattaatacatggcccacctATCCCTCTCATAAAGTTTATTGATTCTTGTGCCTAAACTGAATGTAAGCTTACAGCGtgtttctcttctctctcctctcctctctctctcctccaccttgttGCATGCACCAATTCCAGATGCTAAATTAATACTAGCGCGTCCTTCCGTGAAATACGTGAAATACCTTGGTATCTGAAATCAAGCTCCTCACGCCAGATAAAgcgaaatggagggagtagtaattTAACTAACTTCATGAAACGACAAATTTGAAGCCTTTGATACCTTAAATATCTAGATGGAGGAAGCAGTAGTTAATTAGGCCCCGttagcttcgctgaaaaaaaacaagccgaaacactgttccggccgatttattgtgagagaaaaagttaaaaaaaaaactgaaaaatacagattataagagaagcgaacagtaCCTTAATCCCTCTCCTCCTAGGTCCTAGGTATCTAGTCTACCTCTTGTTTCTTTGTTACTCCTTCAATCCCATAATATTTGCACATCCGTCATTTGGATTTTTTTTCCCAAATTAACATGCATGTACAGAGTACAACATCTGCAGCTCCGTACGTGTTGCCGTGCTGCAGCGTTTACCAGCCACAAGCTCTCATCTCCGTGTGGGTCCAagaaaatataaaaacaatttgtgAAAAAAAAGGGAAAAGTGTGGGTCCAAGAAAATATAAAAACAACTTGtgaaaaaaagggaaaaaaaactGGGAGGCTCCAGAAGCTCCCGTCCACTCGTTTTCCTCGTTCACGCGTTCCTTTGGTCTCATGCTATTGGACTCTACAGGGGCATTTTGGTAATTTAACatgcttcattggtattcatgCTCGATCCTAGAAATACAATTATTGTGGGATGGAGGGAATTTGTTTCTTTTCGTCGATCATCTGTTGCCTGATCATACGTGTCGACAGAGCGTTGGGGAATGTCATTTTCATCCTTTTGAATTTTGATACAACACTAATTATTGCCTCAGTGACGTATCATTCTTTTGGCAGAGCGGGTGATATGCATGCTGCctcgtgtgtgtgtgtatatatatatgcagggcCCCCAAAATTTTAGTGGGCTC encodes:
- the LOC136469261 gene encoding uncharacterized protein is translated as MVRLFYSRVDATNRQGLTPLQKCTAAIRRLANGSAVDHLDDYLKIGETTAMEAMKNFVQGVIAIFGERYLRHPTVEDTERLLKIGEKRGFPGMFGSIDYMHWHWERCPTAWKGQFTRGDRKVPTIILEAVASHDLWIWHAFFAVAGSNNDINVLNQTTIFIEELKGQAPRVQYMVNGNQHNIGYILLMEYIRIGLYL